A part of Nocardioides sp. WS12 genomic DNA contains:
- a CDS encoding acetyl-CoA hydrolase/transferase family protein, with protein MADFLNPGDGVWWGQGSAEPEPLVNQVLDAVDRVGPIRAFSGLTWNERLSGDLPEKLTVVSYGGLGQLRSLSKQGQLDVVPCHYSAIPRMFASGQLPNDVGLVQVSPPDSSGMVTLGTGVEYVADALRHTRTLIAEINHQMPRTTGGPRLPLSVFAAVIETDRPLREAPSKPADDVERAIAANVAGIVDDGATLQIGVGSLPAAVLEALAGHAKLGFHSGMITDGVLTLVEKGVITGEEKEIDAGIAVTGAALCSTDGYNRLGDFPVEFRPASYTHSPAVLSRLSSLISINSAIEVDLLGQVGAELARGVHIGAVGGQVDFSRAAALTGSRSIIALRSTVGSGEREQSTIVPTLASGVVTTARVDVDAVVTEHGVAMLTGCTVAERALRLIEVAAPQHRDQLERSLAEQENR; from the coding sequence GTGGCAGATTTCCTGAACCCGGGTGACGGGGTGTGGTGGGGGCAAGGCAGCGCCGAGCCCGAACCCCTCGTCAACCAGGTGCTCGACGCGGTGGACCGCGTCGGGCCGATCAGGGCCTTCTCGGGGCTCACGTGGAACGAGCGACTCTCGGGCGACCTGCCGGAGAAGCTCACGGTCGTCTCGTACGGCGGCCTGGGGCAACTGCGCAGCCTCAGCAAGCAGGGTCAGCTCGACGTCGTACCGTGCCACTACTCGGCGATCCCGCGGATGTTCGCGTCCGGCCAGTTGCCCAACGATGTCGGACTCGTCCAGGTCTCCCCTCCGGACAGTTCCGGAATGGTGACCCTCGGAACCGGTGTCGAGTACGTCGCCGATGCGCTGCGCCACACGCGCACCCTCATCGCCGAGATCAACCATCAGATGCCGCGGACCACCGGTGGCCCTCGCCTCCCGTTGTCCGTGTTCGCCGCGGTCATCGAAACCGACCGTCCGCTGCGCGAAGCTCCCTCGAAGCCCGCAGACGATGTTGAGCGAGCGATCGCCGCGAACGTGGCCGGCATCGTCGATGACGGTGCCACCCTCCAGATCGGCGTGGGTTCGTTGCCCGCCGCCGTACTCGAGGCCCTGGCCGGGCACGCCAAGCTCGGCTTCCACAGCGGCATGATCACCGACGGGGTCCTGACGTTGGTCGAGAAGGGCGTCATCACCGGCGAGGAGAAGGAGATCGACGCTGGCATCGCCGTCACCGGGGCCGCACTGTGCAGCACTGATGGCTACAACCGGCTCGGAGACTTCCCGGTCGAGTTCCGGCCCGCGAGCTACACGCATTCCCCGGCCGTACTCTCGCGCCTGAGTTCCCTGATCTCGATCAACTCGGCCATCGAGGTCGACCTCCTTGGCCAGGTTGGTGCCGAACTCGCGCGCGGAGTCCACATCGGTGCGGTCGGGGGCCAGGTCGACTTCAGCCGGGCCGCTGCGCTCACCGGTTCGCGGTCGATCATCGCGCTGCGCTCGACGGTCGGCTCCGGCGAGCGCGAGCAGTCCACGATCGTTCCGACGCTGGCCAGCGGCGTCGTCACGACGGCCCGCGTCGATGTCGACGCCGTCGTCACCGAGCACGGCGTCGCCATGCTCACCGGCTGCACGGTGGCCGAGCGGGCGCTGCGCCTCATCGAGGTCGCCGCACCCCAACACCGTGACCAACTCGAACGCAGCCTTGCAGAGCAGGAGAACCGATGA
- a CDS encoding thiolase family protein, producing MPLTGRDAWIVEALRTPMGRAHPDRGWFRDVHPNVMLGTVYTALLESTGLAPAAVEDLLIGCTAPFGEQSRNVGRNAWLQAGYPAEVPATVLDRRCGSAQTAVEMAAALIASGTHDIVLAGGVENMGHIPMDAVVKIEELYGAAWPAELKALYDFPAMGESAERIADQWGISRLEMDEYAVRSHALAAAAIEAGRFERELIPMELDGAVRTSDQSVRPGTSVESLAGLKTIFRPEVGAVTAGSSSPLTDGAAGVLLASDEAVARHGFTKRARILDQTTVGVDPLIMLTGPIPATRKLLERNNMTMDDIDLVEINEAFSSVVLAWERELKPDMDKVNVNGGAIALGHPVGASGSRLFATLLAEMERRDVEIGLVTMCCGGGLGTATLVQRV from the coding sequence ATGCCGCTGACCGGACGCGACGCCTGGATCGTCGAAGCCCTGCGCACCCCCATGGGGCGCGCGCACCCTGACCGCGGCTGGTTCCGCGACGTGCACCCCAACGTCATGCTCGGCACGGTCTACACCGCGCTGCTCGAGTCGACCGGCCTCGCGCCCGCCGCCGTCGAGGACCTGCTGATCGGTTGCACCGCCCCCTTCGGCGAGCAGTCCCGCAACGTCGGTCGCAACGCCTGGCTCCAGGCGGGCTATCCCGCCGAGGTTCCGGCGACCGTCCTGGACCGCCGCTGTGGCTCGGCCCAGACGGCCGTCGAGATGGCCGCGGCACTGATCGCGTCCGGCACCCACGACATCGTCCTCGCCGGCGGCGTCGAGAACATGGGACACATCCCGATGGACGCGGTCGTCAAGATCGAGGAGCTCTACGGCGCCGCCTGGCCCGCCGAGCTCAAGGCCCTCTACGACTTCCCGGCCATGGGCGAGAGTGCCGAGCGGATCGCCGATCAGTGGGGGATCAGCCGCCTCGAGATGGACGAGTACGCCGTCCGTTCGCATGCGCTGGCCGCAGCTGCCATCGAGGCCGGCCGGTTCGAGCGCGAGCTGATCCCGATGGAGCTGGACGGCGCGGTGCGCACCAGTGACCAGAGTGTCCGACCGGGCACCAGCGTGGAGAGCCTGGCCGGACTGAAGACGATCTTCCGGCCGGAGGTCGGCGCTGTCACTGCGGGTTCCTCCTCGCCGCTGACCGACGGCGCCGCCGGCGTACTGCTGGCCTCGGACGAGGCGGTCGCGCGGCACGGTTTCACCAAGCGCGCCCGGATCCTCGACCAGACCACGGTCGGCGTCGACCCGCTCATCATGCTGACCGGTCCGATCCCGGCGACCCGCAAGCTTCTCGAGCGCAACAACATGACGATGGACGACATCGACCTCGTCGAGATCAACGAGGCCTTCAGCTCGGTCGTGCTCGCCTGGGAGCGCGAGCTCAAGCCGGACATGGACAAGGTCAACGTCAACGGCGGTGCGATCGCCCTGGGCCACCCGGTGGGTGCGTCCGGCTCGCGGCTCTTCGCCACGTTGCTGGCGGAGATGGAGCGTCGCGACGTGGAGATCGGTCTCGTCACGATGTGCTGCGGCGGCGGCCTCGGCACAGCGACTCTCGTGCAGCGCGTCTGA
- a CDS encoding SDR family oxidoreductase, producing MTSPFDLTGRSALLTGAGNGIGAAVAKAYARAGAAVMVTDLDKDSAAAVAAEIVAAGGRAESAALDVRDAEGAAAAAQQAANMAGGTLHIVVNNAGAIAPAMFAKMDRDAFDFVVGVHLGGAFTVSQAALPFLATDGTGRIINVTSAAGLVGTIGQVNYSAAKSAIIGVTKSLAKELARKQITVNAIAPLAATNMTENIRSNEKLAEMTLARIPLGRWADPDEIASTFVFFASDAASYITGQVLAVDGGTVI from the coding sequence ATGACCAGCCCCTTCGACCTGACCGGTCGCTCCGCACTCCTCACCGGCGCCGGCAACGGCATCGGTGCAGCTGTCGCGAAGGCCTACGCCCGCGCGGGCGCAGCCGTGATGGTGACGGACCTCGACAAGGACTCGGCCGCTGCGGTGGCCGCCGAGATCGTTGCCGCCGGTGGCCGTGCCGAGTCGGCTGCGCTCGACGTCCGTGATGCCGAGGGTGCGGCCGCGGCCGCTCAGCAGGCCGCGAACATGGCTGGCGGAACGCTGCACATCGTCGTGAACAATGCGGGCGCGATCGCGCCCGCGATGTTCGCCAAGATGGACCGGGACGCGTTCGACTTCGTCGTCGGTGTCCACCTGGGTGGCGCCTTCACGGTCAGTCAGGCGGCGCTGCCGTTCCTGGCGACCGATGGCACCGGCCGGATCATCAACGTCACGTCGGCCGCTGGCCTCGTCGGGACGATTGGCCAGGTCAACTACAGCGCAGCCAAGTCCGCGATCATCGGCGTCACCAAGTCGTTGGCGAAGGAGTTGGCCCGCAAGCAGATCACGGTCAACGCCATCGCGCCGCTCGCGGCCACGAACATGACCGAGAACATCCGCAGCAACGAGAAGCTCGCCGAGATGACGCTTGCGCGGATCCCGCTCGGTCGCTGGGCCGATCCCGACGAGATCGCGTCGACCTTCGTGTTCTTCGCCTCCGACGCGGCGTCGTACATCACCGGCCAGGTGCTGGCCGTCGACGGCGGGACGGTGATCTGA
- a CDS encoding acyl-CoA dehydrogenase family protein, which produces MDFDLNDDQQTIRKAVADLAGKFDDQYWFEKDSNHEFPTEFYNAFAEGGWLGITTPEEYGGHGFGITEASLLLEEVAASGAGMNGASSMHLSIFGMHPVIVHGSEEMKKENLPRIVNGDLHVCFGVTEPGAGLDTTRITTFAKRDGSDYVVNGRKVWISKAMESEKILLLTRTAKFDDSPKKTDGLTLFFTDLDRAHVDIRPIAKMGRNAVTSNELFIDDLRIPEEHRIGEEGQGFKYILDGLNPERMLVAAEALGIGRAALRRAVRYANEREVFGRPIGKNQGIQFPLADSLARLDAAELILRKATWLYDNGMPCAREANMAKYLCADAGFDAADRALQTHGGMGYSEEYHVARYFREARLTRIAPISQEMILNYLGEHVLGLPRSY; this is translated from the coding sequence GTGGATTTCGATCTCAACGACGACCAGCAGACCATCCGCAAGGCCGTCGCTGACCTTGCTGGCAAGTTCGACGACCAGTACTGGTTCGAGAAGGACTCCAACCACGAGTTCCCGACCGAGTTCTACAACGCCTTCGCCGAGGGCGGATGGCTCGGCATCACCACGCCCGAGGAGTACGGCGGCCACGGCTTCGGCATCACCGAGGCCTCGCTCCTGCTCGAGGAAGTGGCGGCCTCCGGTGCCGGCATGAACGGCGCCAGCTCGATGCACCTGTCGATCTTCGGGATGCACCCGGTGATCGTGCACGGCTCGGAGGAGATGAAGAAGGAGAACCTTCCGCGGATCGTCAATGGCGACCTGCACGTCTGCTTCGGTGTGACGGAGCCCGGTGCTGGTCTCGACACCACGCGGATCACCACCTTCGCCAAGCGTGACGGCTCCGACTACGTCGTCAACGGCCGCAAGGTCTGGATCTCGAAGGCCATGGAGTCGGAGAAGATCCTGCTCCTGACCCGGACCGCGAAGTTCGACGACTCCCCGAAGAAGACCGATGGCCTGACCCTCTTCTTCACCGACCTCGACCGCGCGCACGTCGACATCCGGCCGATCGCGAAGATGGGCCGCAACGCCGTCACGTCCAACGAGCTCTTCATCGACGACCTCCGGATCCCCGAGGAGCACCGGATCGGCGAGGAGGGCCAGGGCTTCAAGTACATCCTCGACGGCCTCAACCCCGAGCGGATGCTCGTCGCCGCCGAGGCGCTCGGCATCGGCCGGGCGGCTCTCCGTCGTGCCGTCCGCTACGCCAATGAGCGCGAGGTCTTCGGTCGTCCGATCGGCAAGAACCAGGGCATCCAGTTCCCGCTGGCCGACTCGCTGGCCCGACTCGACGCTGCGGAACTCATCCTGCGCAAGGCGACCTGGCTCTACGACAACGGCATGCCCTGCGCCCGCGAGGCCAACATGGCCAAGTACCTCTGCGCCGACGCCGGCTTCGATGCCGCCGACCGCGCGCTGCAGACCCACGGGGGCATGGGGTACTCCGAGGAGTACCACGTCGCTCGCTACTTCCGCGAGGCCCGCTTGACCCGGATCGCCCCGATCTCGCAGGAGATGATCCTCAACTACCTCGGCGAGCACGTCCTCGGCCTTCCCAGGAGCTACTGA
- a CDS encoding acyl-CoA dehydrogenase family protein — MQWKFSEEQEAYREALRGWLGDIAGSAQVRAWLGVEGVENGVADPSAFEERFVGDGMSGVGVAEELGGQGGGLVELAITAEELARVAAPSAGWLATTLAVPALQGRPDLVKAALEGGHAAVVVAAECLPDAAPCLVVDADGRISGVVPRVLGADRAGVLVVLAGEGDAARLHVVAAGDPAVTLTPHLLLDRSRSVADVRFDGAPGEVLDVDPAVALARITEIAAVVTAADALGAMQRMLDLAVEYSGQRQQFGVPIGSFQAVKHAAATILVDLEAGRSGVYYAAASVDGQFPDCGLHAAAVKAQVTAAAGRAADSALTMHGAIGYTWEHDLHLFYKRARLDQELFGPVEAWNERIADGLDLVSDHGHDG; from the coding sequence ATGCAGTGGAAGTTCTCTGAGGAGCAGGAGGCCTACCGCGAGGCGCTTCGCGGCTGGCTCGGCGACATCGCCGGATCTGCCCAGGTGCGCGCCTGGCTGGGTGTCGAGGGTGTCGAGAACGGTGTGGCCGATCCGTCCGCCTTCGAGGAGCGTTTCGTCGGTGACGGAATGTCCGGTGTCGGCGTCGCTGAGGAGCTCGGTGGGCAGGGCGGCGGGCTCGTCGAACTCGCCATCACTGCCGAGGAACTCGCTCGCGTCGCCGCGCCCAGCGCGGGCTGGCTGGCGACCACCCTTGCGGTTCCCGCGCTCCAGGGTCGTCCCGATCTGGTGAAGGCCGCACTCGAGGGCGGGCACGCCGCTGTGGTGGTCGCCGCTGAGTGCCTCCCGGATGCCGCGCCCTGCCTGGTGGTTGACGCTGATGGCCGGATCAGCGGGGTCGTTCCGCGCGTGCTCGGCGCCGATCGGGCCGGTGTGCTCGTGGTCCTCGCGGGTGAGGGCGACGCCGCGAGGCTTCATGTCGTCGCCGCAGGCGACCCCGCCGTGACGCTGACCCCCCACCTCCTCCTCGACCGGTCGCGTTCGGTGGCTGATGTCCGCTTCGACGGTGCGCCCGGTGAGGTTCTCGACGTCGACCCGGCAGTCGCGCTCGCACGCATCACCGAGATCGCTGCTGTCGTGACGGCCGCCGACGCGCTCGGTGCGATGCAGCGGATGCTCGACCTGGCGGTCGAGTACAGCGGCCAGCGGCAACAGTTCGGCGTACCGATCGGTTCGTTCCAGGCGGTGAAGCACGCGGCGGCCACGATTCTGGTCGACCTCGAAGCCGGCCGGTCGGGCGTCTACTACGCGGCGGCGTCGGTCGACGGGCAGTTCCCGGACTGCGGCCTGCACGCGGCTGCCGTCAAGGCGCAGGTCACGGCTGCGGCCGGACGGGCCGCCGACTCGGCGCTGACCATGCACGGCGCGATCGGCTACACGTGGGAGCACGACCTCCACCTGTTCTACAAACGGGCCCGGCTCGACCAGGAGCTCTTCGGGCCGGTCGAGGCATGGAACGAGCGCATTGCCGACGGTCTTGACCTGGTCTCCGACCATGGCCACGATGGCTAG
- a CDS encoding FadR/GntR family transcriptional regulator: MTDSTSAPKTSGSVRAAVQLSPMQVPKASDVLADDLRERILRGDFPEGTALPPERELVAQTRMSRTTVREALRILEVQGLVQIRTGRSGGAFVKRPGEESIASTVSLLIRGRQVRLAALLETREAVEPACAQLAAKYRTDADLDALDRANDAIKLEGPLAEFLQANVDWHVAVAVASHNELLTGFMGALSRAIYAATDNQGFINTEVRKTTQQAHRSITEAIRKRDATAAGRRMTRHVHEYASAVLEVEERTEIEVPGD; this comes from the coding sequence ATGACTGATTCCACGAGCGCCCCCAAGACGTCCGGCAGCGTCCGAGCTGCGGTCCAGCTCTCGCCCATGCAAGTTCCGAAGGCGTCCGACGTGCTCGCCGACGACTTGCGCGAGCGCATCCTGCGCGGCGACTTCCCTGAGGGAACCGCGCTTCCGCCCGAGCGAGAGCTCGTCGCACAGACCCGGATGAGCCGTACGACGGTGCGCGAGGCACTGCGCATCCTCGAGGTCCAGGGGCTGGTGCAGATCCGCACCGGTCGTTCCGGCGGTGCCTTCGTCAAGCGGCCCGGCGAGGAGTCGATCGCCAGCACGGTCAGCCTGCTCATCCGCGGGCGACAGGTGCGGCTCGCCGCCCTGCTCGAGACCCGTGAGGCCGTCGAACCCGCCTGCGCACAGCTCGCCGCGAAGTACCGGACCGACGCCGACCTCGATGCACTCGACCGCGCCAACGACGCCATCAAGCTCGAGGGTCCGCTCGCGGAGTTCCTCCAGGCCAACGTCGACTGGCACGTGGCCGTCGCCGTCGCCTCGCACAACGAATTGCTGACCGGCTTCATGGGCGCCTTGTCGCGGGCCATCTACGCCGCCACCGACAACCAGGGCTTCATCAACACCGAGGTCCGCAAGACCACGCAGCAGGCGCACCGAAGCATCACCGAGGCAATCCGCAAGCGCGACGCGACCGCCGCCGGTCGCCGAATGACCCGACACGTCCACGAGTACGCCTCCGCAGTCCTCGAGGTCGAGGAACGCACCGAGATCGAGGTCCCCGGGGACTGA
- a CDS encoding CoA transferase subunit B has product MAWNRDEMAERAARELRDGYYVNLGIGIPTLVGNMVPEGMTVTLQSENGLLGIGPFPYEGELDPDLINAGKQTITDLPGSSYFSSADSFAMIRGGHVHLSILGGMEVSQNGDLANWMVPGKMIKGMGGAMDLVAGVRRIVVVMDHCDKTGESKFKPECSLPLTGKGVVDMLITDLGVFEIDRRGGTGATLLEIAPGVSLDELTSKTQAAFAIGPGLT; this is encoded by the coding sequence ATGGCCTGGAACCGTGACGAGATGGCTGAGCGTGCCGCCCGCGAGCTGCGCGACGGTTACTACGTGAACCTCGGCATCGGGATCCCGACGCTGGTGGGCAACATGGTGCCCGAGGGCATGACCGTGACCCTGCAGTCGGAGAACGGCCTGCTCGGCATCGGCCCCTTCCCCTACGAAGGCGAACTGGACCCCGACCTGATCAACGCCGGCAAGCAGACCATCACCGACCTGCCGGGTTCGAGCTACTTCTCCAGTGCGGACTCGTTCGCGATGATCCGCGGCGGCCACGTCCACCTGTCGATCCTCGGCGGCATGGAGGTCTCCCAGAACGGGGACCTCGCGAACTGGATGGTGCCCGGCAAGATGATCAAGGGCATGGGCGGCGCGATGGACCTGGTCGCCGGGGTGCGCCGCATCGTGGTCGTGATGGACCACTGCGACAAGACCGGCGAGTCCAAGTTCAAGCCGGAGTGCTCCCTGCCGCTGACCGGCAAGGGCGTGGTCGACATGTTGATCACCGACCTCGGGGTGTTCGAGATCGATCGCCGTGGCGGCACCGGTGCGACTCTCCTGGAGATCGCGCCCGGCGTATCGCTCGACGAGCTCACGTCGAAGACCCAGGCCGCGTTCGCGATCGGCCCGGGCCTGACATGA
- a CDS encoding CoA transferase subunit A, with protein sequence MTKIFTSAAEALSDQVRDGMVVAAGGFGLCGVPVDLVMALRDSNAQGLTVIGNNVGCDDHGMWHVLANGQIAKVILSFAGDNKILAEAFMSNEIDIEFNPQGTLAERLRAGGAGIPAFFTRTGYGTIIADGKETRQFPNPDGTLDWYVMETGLTADVSLVKAWKADTEGNLVYRKTARNFNPMIATAGRLTIAEVEEIVPVGSIDPDSVHTPGIFVDRIVLSTGPEKHIERPTTRPRTAKENV encoded by the coding sequence ATGACGAAGATCTTCACGAGCGCCGCCGAGGCGCTGTCCGACCAGGTGCGGGACGGCATGGTGGTCGCGGCCGGTGGGTTCGGCCTGTGCGGTGTTCCGGTCGACCTCGTCATGGCGCTGCGTGACTCGAACGCCCAGGGCCTCACGGTCATCGGGAACAACGTCGGGTGCGACGACCACGGGATGTGGCACGTCCTCGCGAACGGTCAGATCGCGAAGGTCATCCTCTCCTTCGCCGGCGACAACAAGATCCTCGCCGAGGCCTTCATGAGCAACGAGATCGACATCGAGTTCAACCCGCAGGGCACCCTGGCCGAGCGCCTGCGTGCCGGTGGTGCGGGCATTCCCGCGTTCTTCACCCGCACCGGCTACGGCACGATCATCGCCGACGGCAAGGAGACGCGGCAGTTCCCGAACCCGGACGGCACTCTCGACTGGTACGTCATGGAGACCGGCCTGACGGCTGACGTCTCGCTGGTGAAGGCCTGGAAGGCCGACACCGAGGGCAACCTCGTCTATCGCAAGACGGCACGCAACTTCAATCCGATGATCGCGACCGCAGGACGCCTGACCATCGCCGAGGTCGAGGAGATCGTCCCGGTGGGTTCGATCGATCCCGACTCCGTGCACACGCCCGGCATCTTCGTGGACCGCATCGTGTTGTCGACCGGCCCGGAGAAGCACATCGAGCGTCCGACGACGCGTCCGCGCACCGCGAAGGAGAACGTGTAA
- a CDS encoding acyl-CoA dehydrogenase family protein: MDLADAPDEAAFRARVRAWLAEALPQLAWPEPPGLEEKVPFWRQWQQMLCEADLAGLTWPREYGGQGLDERLRAIFGEECDLAGAPERLNIIGEDFCGPTIAHFGTDEQKARLLKPILTGEEIWCQLFSEPGAGSDLASLRTKAVKVDGGWRISGQKIWTSRAQIAAHAILLARTGGNDPGKARHKGITFFLLPMESEGVTVRPLQHMLGEAEFNEVFLDDVFVPDEYVVGEVDGGWKVTMGTLAFERVAIATGRVNTTKAVTDIVADIRGMQDAAGRPLGADPKVRQKVADLWSRALIHKTISQRVVTGAAAGAPPGPVTSIGKLYFCPLVEDIADFRLSLAPLGGQFDLSEDDGELAASRAWLRLANQGRGTAIAGGSTYIQRNIAAERILGMPRAGAAT, encoded by the coding sequence ATGGATCTCGCTGACGCCCCCGATGAGGCAGCCTTCCGCGCCCGCGTGCGCGCCTGGCTCGCCGAGGCGCTCCCCCAACTGGCGTGGCCGGAGCCGCCTGGCCTGGAGGAGAAGGTCCCGTTCTGGCGCCAGTGGCAGCAGATGCTGTGCGAGGCGGACCTGGCCGGCCTCACCTGGCCCCGGGAGTACGGCGGTCAGGGGCTGGACGAGCGGCTGCGCGCCATCTTCGGCGAGGAGTGCGACCTCGCCGGCGCACCGGAGCGTCTCAACATCATCGGCGAGGACTTCTGCGGTCCGACGATCGCCCACTTCGGCACCGACGAGCAGAAGGCGCGGTTGCTGAAGCCGATCCTCACCGGCGAGGAGATCTGGTGCCAGCTCTTCTCCGAGCCCGGTGCCGGTTCGGACCTCGCCAGCCTGCGCACCAAGGCCGTCAAGGTCGACGGCGGCTGGCGCATCAGCGGTCAGAAGATCTGGACCAGCCGGGCGCAGATCGCAGCCCATGCCATCCTGCTCGCCCGCACGGGCGGCAACGACCCGGGTAAGGCGCGGCACAAGGGCATCACGTTCTTCCTGCTGCCGATGGAGTCCGAGGGCGTCACCGTCCGGCCGCTGCAGCACATGCTCGGCGAGGCCGAGTTCAACGAAGTCTTCCTCGATGACGTCTTCGTCCCTGATGAGTACGTCGTCGGCGAGGTCGATGGTGGCTGGAAGGTCACCATGGGCACCCTTGCGTTCGAGCGCGTGGCCATCGCGACCGGTCGGGTCAACACCACCAAGGCCGTCACGGACATCGTCGCGGACATCCGTGGCATGCAGGATGCTGCCGGTCGACCGTTGGGCGCGGACCCGAAGGTGCGCCAGAAGGTCGCGGACCTGTGGTCGCGGGCCCTGATCCACAAGACGATCAGCCAGCGGGTCGTCACCGGTGCGGCCGCCGGAGCGCCTCCTGGCCCGGTGACCTCGATCGGGAAGCTTTACTTCTGCCCGCTCGTCGAGGACATCGCCGACTTCCGGCTGTCGTTGGCGCCCCTCGGCGGCCAGTTCGACCTGTCCGAGGACGACGGCGAACTCGCCGCGAGCCGGGCCTGGCTGCGGCTGGCCAACCAGGGCCGCGGCACCGCCATCGCGGGCGGCTCCACCTACATCCAGCGCAACATCGCCGCCGAGCGGATCCTCGGCATGCCCCGAGCAGGAGCCGCAACATGA
- a CDS encoding LuxR C-terminal-related transcriptional regulator, whose product MVAERSFTTTVGGRRRRRTGGVMESGSAASARRRAELVAQAGQAHRAAVDLLRTLDMLDELEDADEIEQTPSDAIRIVDGQLAILGGLMRECLLDQGREHRPDQVVEVSRVLHEIHTVRFAIHDHLGHERLRRLDQLDRGLRRLRTVTDQDELLEMACEVAAEAGGFDRVMLSRVDEETWRPWRSHATTMGETERAFGDWIRQLPGIRLSHMLLESELVRRREPAIVLRADDDARVYAPMAEASGLTSYVVAPILSGDRVIGLLHADNQAAEVVELDRDILWFFAIGFAQVFERAVLLARLREQRAQVMAAMHAVDAVLDELATSTIDLTRRDQTAIGVSRPAQPAGIERPRAIERVLTSREFEVLTLMATGATNERIAQRLVIATGTVKSHVKQILRKLRVENRAEAISQYLRLTIGARED is encoded by the coding sequence ATGGTGGCGGAACGATCGTTCACGACAACGGTCGGCGGCCGACGGCGTCGACGGACAGGTGGAGTGATGGAGTCGGGCAGCGCCGCATCGGCGCGTCGGCGGGCCGAGCTCGTCGCACAGGCAGGGCAGGCCCACCGGGCCGCGGTCGACCTGCTCCGCACTCTCGACATGCTGGACGAACTCGAGGACGCCGACGAGATCGAGCAGACCCCGTCCGACGCAATCCGGATCGTCGACGGGCAGTTGGCGATCCTCGGCGGTCTGATGCGGGAGTGTCTGCTGGACCAGGGCCGGGAGCACCGACCCGACCAAGTGGTCGAGGTGAGCCGGGTGCTCCACGAGATCCACACCGTGCGGTTCGCCATCCACGACCATCTCGGTCACGAGCGCTTGCGCCGGCTGGACCAACTCGACCGTGGTCTGCGCCGCCTGCGGACCGTCACCGACCAGGACGAGTTGCTGGAGATGGCCTGCGAGGTGGCCGCGGAGGCGGGCGGCTTCGACCGGGTGATGCTCTCGCGGGTCGATGAGGAGACCTGGCGGCCGTGGCGCAGCCACGCCACCACGATGGGTGAGACCGAGCGCGCGTTCGGCGACTGGATTCGTCAGCTCCCGGGGATCCGGCTGTCTCACATGCTGCTCGAGAGCGAACTCGTTCGGCGCCGCGAGCCCGCGATCGTGTTGCGTGCTGACGACGACGCCCGCGTCTACGCCCCGATGGCGGAGGCATCGGGCCTGACGTCGTACGTCGTCGCGCCGATCCTGTCGGGGGACCGGGTGATCGGTCTGCTGCACGCCGACAACCAGGCGGCCGAGGTGGTCGAGCTCGACCGCGACATCCTGTGGTTCTTCGCCATCGGGTTCGCGCAGGTCTTCGAACGTGCGGTCCTTCTGGCGCGGCTCCGCGAACAGCGGGCTCAGGTGATGGCGGCCATGCATGCGGTCGACGCGGTGCTCGACGAACTGGCGACCAGCACCATCGACCTGACCCGCCGCGATCAGACGGCCATCGGTGTGAGCCGCCCAGCGCAGCCTGCGGGGATCGAGCGGCCGCGGGCCATCGAGCGGGTTCTGACCAGCCGTGAGTTCGAGGTCCTGACGCTGATGGCGACGGGCGCGACCAACGAGCGGATCGCGCAGCGACTGGTCATTGCGACCGGCACCGTGAAGTCCCACGTCAAGCAGATCCTGCGCAAGCTGCGCGTCGAGAACCGCGCCGAAGCGATCTCTCAATACCTCCGCCTGACGATCGGCGCACGCGAGGACTGA
- a CDS encoding TetR/AcrR family transcriptional regulator, which translates to MPRDRRILDTAATAFHEKGFHGVGMDELGRRAGLSGPSLYRYFAGKDEILATLLNEAMDELLGATRQVDDDPVADLHRALRHHVDFALANRQLVTLYQREVRSLVEPWSKKFNRRRAEYSRSWEALVARAHPDLDESAVAVTTQSWLGMVFSVATWPERVLSTPQVADRILGLLTGGTDGTR; encoded by the coding sequence GTGCCGCGTGACCGCCGGATTCTCGACACCGCCGCAACGGCCTTCCACGAGAAGGGCTTCCACGGCGTCGGCATGGACGAACTGGGCCGACGGGCCGGCCTGAGCGGGCCGTCGCTCTACCGCTACTTCGCCGGCAAGGACGAGATCCTCGCGACCTTGTTGAACGAGGCGATGGACGAGCTCCTCGGCGCGACCCGCCAGGTCGATGACGACCCGGTGGCCGACCTGCACCGCGCCCTGCGGCACCACGTCGACTTCGCGCTGGCGAACCGGCAGCTGGTCACGCTCTACCAGCGCGAGGTCCGCTCGCTCGTCGAGCCGTGGTCAAAGAAGTTCAACCGGCGCCGTGCGGAGTACTCCCGGAGCTGGGAAGCCCTGGTGGCCCGCGCGCACCCCGACCTCGACGAGTCCGCCGTCGCCGTGACCACGCAGAGCTGGCTGGGCATGGTCTTCTCGGTGGCCACCTGGCCCGAGCGGGTGCTGTCCACCCCGCAGGTGGCCGACCGGATCCTCGGCCTGCTCACCGGCGGGACCGACGGCACTCGCTAG